The Hyalangium gracile genomic sequence ACTGCAACGCCAACAATCCCAACGACGGCTCCCAGCCCGCGCTGTGCCGCTGCACCGCGCTGAGCTGTATGGGGGCGCTGGCGCGGCTCGGCTGCCTGGACCTGGACGCCCCATCGGCCTTGATGAGCAACCTGCGCGCTCGGGGAGTGCGGACCTACGTGATGCCGCTGGGCAACGAGGTGGCGATGGGTGAAGGCCCCCAGGTCTTCCAGTCGCTGGCCGAGGCCGGTGGCACGCTCCGCCCCTGCCCCAATGGCACGAACGCGGAGTGCGGCGCCTCGTATGTCTGCAATCCCTCCACGCGCCTGTGCAGCGGACCCTCCCTGCTGCCCGGCGAGCTCGACCGCGTCCTCGCGCCCTGAGGCCACCCGCATCCCGCTCGGGGCGCTTCACGAGGTGCCCGGCGCGGCGGCGCTCAGGGGACAGCTCCGGGAAGGCGCCAGACCGTCCGAGCGAGGCTCGAGCCTGACAGCCACGAGCGCCCGGTGACGACATCATCCGGGCGTGGAGGCGCGGAGGCGGGCAGCCCGAAGGTCTGGTCCACCAGTGTCAGGTCCCCTCCGTCTACAGGCACGCGGACGCGCAGCTCCAGGACGACGCCGTCTGGCGGCAGGCCGACGAACCGGAACCCCCAGCGCTCACCGGGGAACGGCGCCGAAGCGGCATCCGCCACCGGCAGTCCATCCACGGAGGCTTCGAGGACCTGGACGGCGGGCGAGAGGAAGACCCACAGCCAGGGCGCCTCCCGCGTCGATGCGAGTCTCAAGCGGACCTGTCGCGTACCGTCCGGGCGCACCTCGTCCAGCTCAGGCTCGACTCGCGGAGCCGGCAGGGGCTCGGCAGGCGCCGGGGCCTGCCACACACTCGCATCCGTGGCGTTGACGAAATCACTGGGGCCGCGGAGAGCCTCGTCACCCAGGAGGGTTCGGGCGTAGCGGTCCAAGCGCTGGCTCATGCTGAGCCACGAGCCCTTGCCCGTTGCCGCATCCCAGCCATAGGCCACGTCGGAGAGACTGGGCTGGGCGGCCGTCCCGGCGCGCGCGGAGAAAGCGCCTGCCAGGAGGCAGAGGAGCGCTGCACCGAGGAAGAGGCCCCAGGCCCCCCGCAAGCGCCCGAGGAACGGGAGCAGCGGAAGGAGCGCCAGGCCCGTGATGCCGCAGGAGAGCGCTGCTTGCGCGAGCGGGAGCCCTATCCACCCCATGAAGAGGAACGGCGCCCAGAGGCACACGGTGACGACAAGTACGGCTCCATCCAGGAGAGCCGGGGCGAGCTGCGTCCTGTCCGCGCGGGCGCGGGTGCGCCACAGCGCCGCGCCGGCCTGTGCCAGGAGCGGGAGTGCCAGCAGGTAGCTCGCCTCCGCTGCGCGCACCAACAGGAACAACGCGAGGACGGCCGCGGCCGGCGGCCCTGCCCACATCCGGCCTTCGGGAGACAGGCGCCGGGCGAGCCCCGCGGCGAGTGCGACACAGAGCAGGAGCAGCCCCACGCGGAAGGGGGCAGGCACATAGGGGTCCGCGCGCGGGGATGGCAGCAAGGACGGGTGAACGCGGGAGAGGCCCCACCAGACAGCAATGCCCAGCGCCGCACAGGCCGCGGGCAGCACGAGCGCCCAGGGCAGGGAGCGAAGCCACTGGTGAGCGGACCAGCGCCCTCCGCGTGCACCCATCCGATAGGCCGCGAGGGCGAGGGCCGCTGCCAGCAGGGCGAGGGCGATGGACAGGCTCGCGGGGTAGCGCACGAGCCATGGCCCCAGCGTGAAGAAGGTGTCGGGCCTGCGGGGATGGCCGCTCGCCCCAACGGGGTGTGTGGCAAACCACCGGGAGAGCGCCGTGGCCATGTCTCCCGCCTGCTGGAGGCTTCCTTCGTCCAGAGCCTCCGGCGTGTCGGCTCCCGTGTGATAGCGGGCCGCGCCGTCGACGATGACGAAGTTGAGCCCGGCCAGCCCTGCCTCGGCGAGCGGCGAGAAGTCCGTTCCGCGCGTCCACGGCCGCGCCATCCAGAGCAACGCAGAGGACGCGCTCAGGGGAGCGGCGGCCCGCCTCGCGCCGGACACGAGCTCCCCCACGGGCCCGGCCGCGGACACCAGGAGCACAGGGCCCCTGACTCCCCGCGCGTCGAGGTTGAGGACGAACCCCACCCGCTCACGCCCCAGGTGCTGCTGGATGAAGGACTGGATGCCGAGCAGACCTCCCTCCTCCGCGTCCGTGAAGAGGAGCAACACGTCGCCCTTCAACCGCGGTCCCGCCTTCAGCGCGCGCACCGTCTCCAGCAGGGCCGCGACCCCCAGGGCGTCATCGCCCGCTCCGGGGCTGCCGGGCATGGAGTCGTAGTGGGCGACGAGCAGCACGGCTGACGCTTCCTCCGGCGCCGTGCCTCTCAGCCGAGCCAGAATGTTGGTGACCCGTCCGGCCTCGAAGGGGACGCCGTAGCGCACACTCACCGAGGCCCCCGTGAGCAGGTGCACTTCCGCACCGGACGCCTGGAGACTCTCCTGGAGGTAGCGCTGCGCGCGCTGGTGTCCGGCGGAACCAACAGGCCGCGGCTCCGTCGCGAGCACCTCCACGTGACGCCAGGCCCTCTCTGCCGAGAACACCTCGGCGGGCCCGGACGTCAGCACCACCGCCGGAGGGCTCAACGGACGCAGGCTGAAGAAGAGCGTGCAGGCCACGAGGATACATGCTCCGAGGAGGCCTGGAGCGGCACTTCCAAGGCTGCGCAGGAGGGATCTCCCGGATGGTGGGGGCCGCCCAGGGGCAGGGGCGTCCGAGGATGTCGTGTGCATGGACAGCCGATACCACAGAGCGCCCCATCCCGCCTTGGCGTGGACTGCGAATGTGCAGAGCGGTGGCGCCTCACCCTCAGGGGCACCGGGGACCTCCACCGGGCTTCCTTCAGGGGCTGTCCGAGGTGGGCTCTCGCCCGACGGGGTACGAAGGCACGTAGCAGCCTCCCTTCCAGTCATACGCGTCCTCCTTCCCCTCCTCCTTGCAGGGCGGTTTGAGGTCGCGGAGCGCGGACCAGCATCCGCCGTGGATCGCCACCTCACCCGCTCGTTTGCATGGAGGCTTGCTCTGGCCAGGGAGCGGTGTCTCGGGCAAGGCCCGTGCCACCGTCAGCTTCCCGTCTGCCGTGGGCACCCCGCCGTGCGTCGATGCGGAGGTGTCATGGCTCCTGTCGCCCACCGCGACCGTGCCCTTCTCGGGAGAGGCCCTCTCCGAGCCATCCCCTACCCCGTTCCGAGCTCGGTGCAGTGTGGCCCCCATGAGACAGGCGAGCAGCAGCCCGAGGACAGCCACCGCCATTTCCGTTCCCCACAAGGGGCTCCTGGGCCTGCGCGGCACCTGCGGGCGCATGACCTCCGCGCGCTCGTGCTCCCAACTGGACGGAGGCCCCTCCCCCTCCGTCTCCGCGCCTGCCCCGGCCTGCTCCAGTGCCTCGGCCGCCTTCCGGGACTGACCTTCGAAGCGCTCCACGGGTTCCCTGGACAGCAGCCTCAGGATGAGTGCATCCAGCTCCGGGCTCACGTTGGGATTCAGCTCGCGCGGAGGGCGCGGCCCTGCACCTCCCTCGCGCCATACCTCCGAGCCTGGCTCTTCCGGTTGGGTGGGCGGCGGATACTCGTCCGTCACCAGCCGGTAGGCCATCACTCCCAGGGCGAACAGGTCATCGCTCGTGCTGGCGGGATAGTGCGCGGTCGGGTGGCGCTTGAAGAGGCCCAGGAACGCCCAGGCCTCGGGGCTGCGGTAGACGGATGTCCCCGGAGGCAGCAGCTTCGAGGTCAGCGTGGCCGCGCCCCGGTAGTGCCCCGCCCCGAAGTCCAGGAGGAAGGCCCTGCCGTCCGCCGGCCGCACCAGCACATTGTCCCCCTTTACGTCGCGGTGCACGCCACCGATGGCATGGACGGCCTCGAGGGCGCGTGCAACCTGGGCCAACACCCGCAACATCTGTCGCGAGGAGGGCTTGTGCCGCTCGGCCCAGTCGTACAGCGGCTCTCCCTCTATCCAGTCCATGACGAGGTACGGAAAGGTTCCGAAGGGGTGTTTCCACTCGCCCCGCGCGTGGAGCCGGGGCACGTGAGGGCTCCGCGTTCGTGAGAGCAGCCACGCCTCGCGCTCGAAGCGCTCGTCCCGAGGGAAGTGAGCCATCTTGAGCGCGAACCTGCCATCTGCCCCAGGCCCGGCGCGCTCCACCCGGTACACGCTGCCGTTGGCGCCTCGCCCGCTCCAGCCTCGGATCCGCCATGGGCCCACCCTCATCCCCAGCGGCAGGCACCGCGGGTCCACTTCCAGCAAGGGCACCTTCTTCCCCATGGCGTTCTCCGGCGTGGGGCGCTCATCTCCACCCCTTCGTCGCACCC encodes the following:
- a CDS encoding M20/M25/M40 family metallo-hydrolase, coding for MACTLFFSLRPLSPPAVVLTSGPAEVFSAERAWRHVEVLATEPRPVGSAGHQRAQRYLQESLQASGAEVHLLTGASVSVRYGVPFEAGRVTNILARLRGTAPEEASAVLLVAHYDSMPGSPGAGDDALGVAALLETVRALKAGPRLKGDVLLLFTDAEEGGLLGIQSFIQQHLGRERVGFVLNLDARGVRGPVLLVSAAGPVGELVSGARRAAAPLSASSALLWMARPWTRGTDFSPLAEAGLAGLNFVIVDGAARYHTGADTPEALDEGSLQQAGDMATALSRWFATHPVGASGHPRRPDTFFTLGPWLVRYPASLSIALALLAAALALAAYRMGARGGRWSAHQWLRSLPWALVLPAACAALGIAVWWGLSRVHPSLLPSPRADPYVPAPFRVGLLLLCVALAAGLARRLSPEGRMWAGPPAAAVLALFLLVRAAEASYLLALPLLAQAGAALWRTRARADRTQLAPALLDGAVLVVTVCLWAPFLFMGWIGLPLAQAALSCGITGLALLPLLPFLGRLRGAWGLFLGAALLCLLAGAFSARAGTAAQPSLSDVAYGWDAATGKGSWLSMSQRLDRYARTLLGDEALRGPSDFVNATDASVWQAPAPAEPLPAPRVEPELDEVRPDGTRQVRLRLASTREAPWLWVFLSPAVQVLEASVDGLPVADAASAPFPGERWGFRFVGLPPDGVVLELRVRVPVDGGDLTLVDQTFGLPASAPPRPDDVVTGRSWLSGSSLARTVWRLPGAVP
- a CDS encoding serine/threonine protein kinase, whose translation is MRRRGGDERPTPENAMGKKVPLLEVDPRCLPLGMRVGPWRIRGWSGRGANGSVYRVERAGPGADGRFALKMAHFPRDERFEREAWLLSRTRSPHVPRLHARGEWKHPFGTFPYLVMDWIEGEPLYDWAERHKPSSRQMLRVLAQVARALEAVHAIGGVHRDVKGDNVLVRPADGRAFLLDFGAGHYRGAATLTSKLLPPGTSVYRSPEAWAFLGLFKRHPTAHYPASTSDDLFALGVMAYRLVTDEYPPPTQPEEPGSEVWREGGAGPRPPRELNPNVSPELDALILRLLSREPVERFEGQSRKAAEALEQAGAGAETEGEGPPSSWEHERAEVMRPQVPRRPRSPLWGTEMAVAVLGLLLACLMGATLHRARNGVGDGSERASPEKGTVAVGDRSHDTSASTHGGVPTADGKLTVARALPETPLPGQSKPPCKRAGEVAIHGGCWSALRDLKPPCKEEGKEDAYDWKGGCYVPSYPVGREPTSDSP